One genomic region from Homalodisca vitripennis isolate AUS2020 chromosome 6, UT_GWSS_2.1, whole genome shotgun sequence encodes:
- the LOC124364799 gene encoding ubiquitin-conjugating enzyme E2 L3-like, whose translation MSVGNLHRIQKELSQIKNTNDKLKNVQVEESDLFVWNGVLYPLNPPYSRGAFKIKLIFPREYPFKPPTLEFLTKIYHPNIDENGAVCLSIVNPELWKPATKVTNIIEALIRLIDEPEPEHPLRPDIAELYVKDKKRFLKNAEDFTRKNSEKRCHTSIQFHNC comes from the coding sequence ATGTCCGTAGGGAACCTTCATCGAATACAAAAAGAACTGTCTCAGATAAAAAACACCaatgataaattgaaaaatgttcaaGTGGAAGAATCAGATTTATTTGTATGGAATGGAGTGCTCTACCCTTTGAACCCACCATACAGCAGAGGggctttcaaaattaaattgattttcccaAGGGAGTATCCCTTCAAACCACCAACACTGGAGTTTTTAACCAAAATCTATCATCCCAACATCGACGAGAATGGAGCAGTCTGTTTGAGTATTGTGAATCCTGAATTATGGAAACCTGCAACCAAAGTGACAAACATCATAGAAGCCCTTATAAGGCTTATTGATGAGCCAGAGCCAGAACACCCCCTTCGTCCTGACATTGCAGAACTGTACGTCAAGGACAAGAAAAGGTTTCTGAAAAATGCTGAGGACTTCACTAGAAAAAATAGTGAGAAAAGATGCCATACGTCAATACAATTCCACAATTGTTAA